One window of Corynebacterium sp. P3-F1 genomic DNA carries:
- a CDS encoding anaerobic C4-dicarboxylate transporter, with amino-acid sequence MLLLVQLIILFGAIVLGARYGSIAIGFAGGLGVLLLGMTGMTVTADDIPFDVIGIIMCVIAAISAMQLAGGMDYLVYLAEKFLRRDPKRITLYAPIVTWLMTVLAGTGHTAFSTLPVIVEVAKEGKVRPSRPLSVAVIASQMAIVASPISAAVVFMASILEPQGVGYLQLLGVMIPATFLAIFPTAWIANRMGKDLTDDLIYQQRVADGLVKAPASESGYAPTRAAKTSVVIFLIAILVVMLYATLISDQVGLIADPTIPRNEAIMAIMLAAAAIIVIVTKISAAEILGTQVFRSGMSATVCVLGVAWLGTTFINHYIEDIQNISGNVLQSQPWLLAVVLFFAASLLYSQAATAKALMPAALAIGVSPLTAVAAFPAVSALFVLPTYPTLLAAVEMDDTGSTRIGKYVFDHPFIVPGAICIALSVLLGYAFGAVLI; translated from the coding sequence ATGCTGCTTCTTGTACAGCTCATCATTCTCTTCGGCGCGATTGTTCTCGGTGCGCGCTACGGCTCGATCGCCATCGGCTTCGCTGGCGGTCTCGGAGTGCTCCTGCTCGGCATGACTGGCATGACGGTGACGGCCGACGATATTCCGTTTGACGTCATCGGCATCATCATGTGCGTCATCGCCGCGATCTCCGCGATGCAGCTCGCCGGCGGCATGGACTACCTCGTCTACCTGGCGGAGAAGTTCCTCCGCCGCGACCCGAAACGGATCACTCTCTACGCGCCGATCGTGACCTGGTTGATGACGGTTCTCGCCGGCACCGGCCACACGGCATTTTCCACGTTGCCGGTCATCGTCGAAGTGGCCAAGGAAGGGAAGGTCCGGCCCTCCCGCCCGCTGTCGGTGGCAGTCATCGCATCGCAGATGGCTATCGTGGCTTCTCCGATCTCCGCGGCTGTGGTGTTCATGGCGAGCATCCTGGAGCCGCAAGGTGTCGGCTACCTCCAGCTGCTTGGCGTCATGATTCCGGCGACGTTCCTTGCCATCTTCCCGACAGCCTGGATCGCCAACCGCATGGGAAAGGACCTCACCGACGATCTGATCTACCAGCAGAGGGTGGCGGACGGTTTGGTGAAGGCACCGGCATCGGAAAGCGGATATGCGCCGACGCGGGCGGCGAAGACGTCGGTAGTTATTTTCCTGATTGCGATTCTCGTGGTCATGCTGTACGCGACGCTGATCTCCGACCAGGTCGGGCTGATTGCGGATCCGACGATTCCACGCAACGAGGCGATCATGGCCATCATGCTCGCCGCAGCTGCCATTATCGTGATTGTGACCAAGATCTCCGCCGCCGAGATCCTGGGCACCCAGGTGTTCCGTTCCGGAATGTCGGCGACGGTGTGCGTGCTCGGTGTCGCGTGGCTGGGCACGACGTTCATCAACCACTACATCGAAGACATCCAGAACATCTCGGGCAACGTCCTGCAGTCGCAGCCGTGGCTCCTCGCCGTCGTGCTGTTCTTCGCGGCTTCGCTGCTTTACTCGCAGGCCGCGACGGCGAAAGCGCTCATGCCCGCAGCTCTCGCCATCGGTGTGAGCCCGCTGACAGCTGTCGCAGCGTTCCCGGCAGTGTCTGCGCTGTTCGTGCTGCCGACGTACCCGACGCTGCTCGCCGCGGTGGAGATGGATGACACCGGTTCCACGCGCATCGGCAAGTACGTTTTCGACCACCCGTTCATCGTCCCCGGGGCGATCTGCATCGCCCTTTCAGTTCTCCTCGGCTATGCCTTTGGCGCGGTCCTGATCTAG